One window of the Salvia splendens isolate huo1 chromosome 1, SspV2, whole genome shotgun sequence genome contains the following:
- the LOC121798327 gene encoding uncharacterized protein LOC121798327 yields MEVSNFSAMYFKPQLNRSSLFRNAKDDAMLHCRERRHLAALCANSSGMLRHHLYPCLHRRNNVVLGGREDKFQLISRARTSRAGNYVQGSRSRLLASCQVTREESGGTLSGESILLNEQTLERELQIAIEEENYSQAAKIRDSLRLLQEDSKASVLAANSRFYNSFRNGDLASMQALWSKGNHVCVVHPGVSGISGYDLVMGSWEFVWADYEFPLEIEIKDVQVHVRGEVGYVTCIEMVKTKGSSWGRHFASNVFEKIDGQWFLCIHHASYVDL; encoded by the exons ATGGAGGTGTCAAATTTTTCCGCGATGTATTTCAAACCCCAGCTGAACCGTTCTAGTTTATTTAGGAACGCAAAAGATGAT GCAATGTTGCACTGCAGAGAACGTAGACATTTAGCTGCGTTATGCGCCAACAGCAGTGGGATGCTTCGTCATCATCTTTACCCTTGTCTTCACAGGCGAAACAATGTGGTTTTAGGTGGAAGAGAAGATAAATTCCAACTTATCTCCAGGGCTCGAACTTCACG AGCAGGGAATTATGTACAAGGATCGAGATCACGGTTGCTGGCTTCGTGCCAGGTGACGAGAGAAGAGTCTGGTGGAACCTTGAGTGGTGAAAGCATCTTGCTGAACGAACAGACATTGGAGCGGGAGTTGCAGATTGCCATTGAAGAAGAGAACTATTCCCAGGCAGCAAAGATCAGGGACAGCCTTCGACTTCTCCAGGAGGATAGCAAGGCTTCAGTCTTAGCAGCAAACTCTCGATTTTACAACTCGTTCAGAAATGGGGATTTAGCTTCCATGCAAGCTCTCTGGTCGAAGGGCAACCATGTGTGTGTCGTGCACCCTGGTGTGAGTGGCATCTCTGGTTATGACCTAGTGATGGGGAGCTGGGAATTTGTTTGGGCTGACTACGAGTTCCCCCTCGAGATTGAGATCAAGGACGTACAGGTCCACGTGAGAGGTGAGGTTGGCTATGTTACCTGCATCGAAATGGTGAAGACCAAGGGCAGTAGCTGGGGAAGGCATTTTGCGTCGAATGTTTTTGAGAAGATTGATGGCCAGTGGTTTCTATGCATTCACCATGCCTCATATGTGGATCTTTGA
- the LOC121747305 gene encoding uncharacterized protein LOC121747305, giving the protein MPNSRSVEMSTDMGHVVGQERSSGQRQNVVAVREKTPLPWVDKAMLLRGKHRVRHSFSQPSDDQGFNFTENASAEKVQSRSAGNERKRRVGGRAFDDYELVKHMSNLPGFLQHVEKDNTIQDKALNFGVLDWKRLEKWKYTERMPGKLLRKASPTSDSFVSASGLPKISPNLKRQPSSHTRYPSLSHLGKQPVADGSSSQQQQPPKSLCIKSSKEERNGKYQKEEEYVEYLKSKGKERCNQKYHTAESIRIVRQQNHSKQTGKYSDQYSTETIAYKSRMNPQKEIVSEREASSSSSKQRKQKVAPLPPNKVGAYGKKSERRYDELKLTSGRSAPEPQNIVLLVPKDLQEKGRSESSQLTECRTSLDTKLSAIEVTGNRLSDFCSPRELYSGGYSDIPHSCPLPSSSMKPHDLLASHATDAEIFPNADSITSTSSEAKFSDMSEEAIRASAYIEPSSRKQGINGEQSTAKGRSPSPTRRFSFNLGKMGRSFSFKESSAVPQLSSTYTPVKSAPVRSEVSHSMDSVDKDLANSKARSSPLRRLLDPLLKQKSSSDTVRPLNGSLRSMTAGPTGIKGPPQDKRPDASNFQALLQLTFKNGLPFFRLVVENRKDMLAAAVKRLPASEKNDPCMVYSFYTVHEIKKKSMNWINHGSKSKSCSLGYSIIGQMKISTIYHLKANREDTSDCDARECVLYGVDPGQVDKQMLAFVPKKEIAAIVVKNSSKRVNGGEFMDKNHQSEGRNFPWLVFPASSESQEKANANGTIVILPGAVHGIPIKGTPSSLISRWRSGGCCDCGGWDVGCKLRILADSRKSSNNTQESASSSADHVNLFMQGGEHKGGPVFSLKPFSDEFYSIEMDPSISLLEAFATSVAHLTCRKIPEIIDYKGQSEAEHVPDPNPRADRRKPPLFQEQVPAKYITCPPLSPVGRI; this is encoded by the exons ATGCCTAATTCCAGAAGTGTAGAAATGTCGACGGACATGGGACATGTTGTAGGACAAGAGAGGAGCTCGGGACAAAGACAAAATGTGGTTGCTGTTAGAGAGAAAACTCCATTGCCCTGGGTAGACAAGGCTATGCTGCTTCGAGGGAAGCACAGGGTTCGACATTCTTTTAGCCAGCCATCCGATGATCAGGGATTTAATTTTACTGAGAATGCAAGTGCTGAGAAAGTCCAGTCTAGATCTGCAGGAAATGAGCGAAAACGTCGGGTTGGAGGCAGGGCATTTGATGATTACGAGCTTGTAAAGCACATGTCCAATTTACCTGGCTTTCTCCAGCATGTAGAGAAGGACAATACCATCCAGGACAAGGCTCTGAACTTTGGTGTTCTTGACTGGAAGCGTTTGGAGAAGTGGAAGTACACTGAACGTATGCCTGGAAAACTTCTCAGGAAAGCTTCACCAACTAGTGATTCATTTGTTTCAGCAAGTGGGCTGCCAAAAATAAGTCCAAATTTGAAAAGACAACCCTCTTCACATACTCGTTACCCCAGTTTGTCACATTTGGGCAAGCAACCAGTGGCAGATGGTTCATCATCTCAGCAACAACAGCCTCCTAAAAGTTTATGTATCAAGTCATCAAAGGAAGAAAGAAATGGTAAATACCAGAAGGAAGAAGAATATGTTGAGTATCTCAAATCCAAGGGAAAGGAAAGATGCAACCAAAAATATCACACTGCAGAAAGTATCAGGATTGTGAGGCAGCAAAACCATTCTAAGCAAACAGGGAAGTATTCTGACCAATATTCTACTGAAACAATTGCATACAAGAGCAGGATGAATCCACAGAAAGAGATAGTGTCAGAAAGGGaagcttcttcttcatcatccaaGCAGAGGAAACAAAAGGTTGCTCCCCTTCCACCTAACAAAGTTGGAGCTTATGGGAAGAAGAGTGAGAGGAGATATGATGAATTGAAACTTACCTCTGGACGTTCAGCACCAGAGCCACAAAATATTGTGCTTCTTGTTCCCAAAGATTTACAAGAAAAAGGTCGCTCAGAAAGTTCACAGTTAACAGAATGCAGGACCTCACTTGATACAAAATTATCAGCAATAGAAGTGACAGGGAACCGATTGTCTGATTTCTGTTCACCCCGGGAGCTGTATTCCGGAGGATACTCTGATATTCCTCATTCTTGTCCTCTTCCATCAAGTTCCATGAAGCCGCATGACTTGTTAGCTTCTCATGCAACTGATGCAGAGATTTTCCCAAATGCAGATTCTATCACCTCCACATCATCTGAAGCTAAATTTTCAGATATGAGCGAAGAAGCTATAAGGGCCTCAGCTTATATTGAGCCTTCCAGTAGAAAACAAGGTATCAATGGTGAACAGTCCACTGCCAAAGGAAGATCTCCCTCACCTACACGGCGGTTCAGCTTTAACCTGGGAAAGATGGGCAGAAGTTTTAGCTTTAAGGAAAGCTCAGCAGTTCCACAATTGAGTTCTACATATACTCCTGTAAAATCGGCCCCAGTGAGGTCTGAAGTTTCCCATAGCATGGATAGCGTTGATAAGGATCTGGCAAATAGCAAAGCAAGGTCCAGCCCTTTAAGGAGATTGCTGGACCCATTGCTCAAGCAAAAATCAAGTAGTGATACTGTTCGACCACTAAATGGAAGCTTGCGCTCCATGACAGCCGGTCCCACAGGCATCAAGGGACCACCTCAAGATAAGAGGCCTGATGCATCAAATTTTCAGGCTCTTTTGCAACTCACTTTCAAGAATGGGCTACCTTTCTTTAGGCTAGTGGTGGAGAACAGGAAGGACATGCTAGCTGCGGCTGTGAAGAGATTGCCAGCTTCTGAAAAGAATGATCCttgcatggtttactcattctACACCGTTCACGAGATTAAGAAAAAGAGCATGAACTGGATTAATCACGGGTCAAAGAGCAAAAGTTGTAGCCTTGGCTACAGTATAATTGGTCAGATGAAGATTTCAACCATATATCATCTGAAAGCAAACAGAGAGGATACTAGTGATTGTGATGCAAGGGAATGCGTTCTGTACGGTGTTGATCCAGGTCAGGTAGATAAGCAAATGCTTGCATTTGTTCCTAAGAAGGAGATTGCAGCGATTGTAGTTAAAAACTCTAGTAAAAGGGTCAATGGTGGAGAGTTTATGGATAAGAACCATCAATCTGAAGGGAGGAATTTCCCATGGCTTGTGTTCCCAGCATCATCAGAAAGCCAAGAAAAAGCAAATGCTAATGGAACAATAGTCATCCTTCCTGGCGCAGTTCATGGTATACCTATTAAAGGCACGCCTTCCTCATTAATTAGTCGATGGAGATCTGGTGGATGTTGTGATTGTGGAGGATGGGACGTCGGCTGCAAGCTGCGGATACTTGCTGACAGCAGAAAAAGCAGTAACAATACTCAGGAATCAGCGTCAAGCTCTGCTGATCATGTTAATCTTTTCATGCAG GGTGGAGAGCACAAGGGCGGACCTGTTTTCAGCTTGAAACCATTTAGCGATGAGTTCTACTCTATCGAAATGGATCCATCGATTTCTTTGTTGGAGGCATTTGCTACAAGTGTAGCGCATCTCACTTGCCGAAAAATTCCTGAAATTATAGATTACAAAGGTCAGTCAGAAGCAGAGCATGTTCCAGATCCGAATCCAAGAGCTGATAGAAGGAAACCCCCGCTGTTTCAAGAGCAAGTCCCTGCTAAATACATTACGTGCCCACCCTTGTCTCCAGTTGGAAGGATTTAG